Proteins from a genomic interval of Luteibacter pinisoli:
- a CDS encoding ACT domain-containing protein, whose protein sequence is MGIVGSAPGLADLRALLAALDPDLDPVPKRFIHVSHERARERMLDALMMFREAEGTTLIVDVNEDDASGDRMLWARITLRVQSSLTAVGLMAAVSAALAKRGIPCNPVSAFLHDHLFVPWDRRDEALDALSHLTP, encoded by the coding sequence GTGGGTATCGTTGGTTCCGCTCCGGGCCTGGCCGACCTGCGCGCCTTGCTGGCTGCGCTGGATCCGGACCTGGACCCGGTGCCGAAGCGCTTCATCCACGTCTCGCACGAGCGCGCCCGCGAGCGCATGCTCGACGCGCTGATGATGTTCCGTGAAGCCGAAGGCACCACCCTGATCGTCGATGTGAACGAAGACGATGCCAGCGGTGACCGCATGCTGTGGGCACGGATCACGCTTCGCGTGCAGTCCAGCCTCACCGCGGTGGGCCTGATGGCTGCCGTTTCCGCCGCGCTCGCGAAGCGCGGCATTCCCTGCAACCCCGTATCCGCGTTCCTGCACGATCACCTGTTCGTGCCGTGGGACCGACGCGACGAAGCACTCGATGCGCTCTCGCACCTGACACCTTGA
- the sufB gene encoding Fe-S cluster assembly protein SufB, translated as MTRDVADPVRDNAEVVEALNRRYEAGFVTDIESTSLPPGLSEDIVRQLSAIKAEPEWMTEWRLAAYRHWLTMPEPDWAKLDIAPIDYQALSYYSAPKAGPKSLDEVDPKLLETYEKLGVPLHERAKLAGVAVDAVFDSVSVGTTFRKELAEAGVIFCSMSEAIREHGDLVRAYLGSVVPVGDNYFAALNSAVFSDGSFVFIPKGVRCPMELSTYFRINAINTGQFERTLIVAEDDSYVSYLEGCTAPMRDENQLHAAVVELVALDRAQIKYSTVQNWYPGDENGVGGIYNFVTKRGDCRGVSSKISWTQVETGSAITWKYPSCVLRGDHSVGEFYSVALTHHRQQADTGTKMIHIGMGTKSKIVAKGISAGRSSNSYRGLVKIEKGADGARNYTQCDSLLIGKKCGAHTFPYMEVKNPGAIVEHEATTSKISDDQLFYCLSRGIGEEDAVSMIVDGFCKQVFRELPMEFAVEAKKLLEVSLEGAVG; from the coding sequence ATGACACGCGACGTGGCAGACCCCGTGCGCGACAACGCTGAAGTCGTGGAGGCGCTCAACCGCCGCTACGAAGCCGGCTTCGTCACCGACATCGAATCCACCAGCCTCCCGCCGGGCCTCAGCGAGGACATCGTCCGCCAGCTGTCGGCCATCAAGGCTGAGCCGGAGTGGATGACCGAGTGGCGCCTGGCCGCCTATCGTCATTGGCTGACCATGCCGGAGCCGGACTGGGCCAAGCTCGACATCGCGCCCATCGACTACCAGGCGCTCAGCTATTACTCGGCGCCCAAGGCGGGTCCGAAGTCGCTGGACGAAGTGGATCCCAAGCTGCTCGAAACCTACGAGAAGCTCGGCGTGCCCCTGCACGAGCGCGCGAAACTCGCGGGCGTTGCCGTGGACGCGGTGTTCGACTCCGTCTCCGTCGGCACCACGTTCCGCAAGGAGCTGGCCGAGGCCGGCGTCATCTTCTGCTCTATGTCCGAGGCCATCCGCGAGCACGGCGACCTGGTGCGCGCGTACCTCGGCAGCGTGGTGCCGGTGGGCGACAACTACTTCGCCGCGCTGAATTCGGCGGTGTTCTCGGACGGCAGCTTCGTGTTCATCCCCAAGGGCGTGCGTTGCCCGATGGAGCTGTCCACCTACTTCCGCATCAACGCGATCAACACCGGGCAGTTCGAGCGCACGCTGATCGTGGCCGAGGACGACAGCTACGTGTCGTACCTGGAAGGCTGCACCGCGCCGATGCGCGACGAGAATCAGCTGCACGCCGCGGTGGTTGAACTGGTGGCGCTCGACCGCGCACAGATCAAGTACTCCACCGTGCAGAACTGGTACCCGGGCGACGAGAACGGCGTCGGCGGCATCTACAACTTCGTGACCAAGCGTGGCGATTGCCGCGGCGTCTCCTCGAAGATCAGCTGGACGCAGGTGGAAACCGGCTCGGCGATCACCTGGAAGTACCCCAGCTGCGTGCTGCGCGGGGACCACTCGGTGGGCGAGTTTTATTCGGTGGCGCTCACGCACCATCGCCAGCAGGCCGACACCGGCACCAAGATGATCCACATCGGCATGGGTACCAAGTCGAAGATCGTGGCCAAGGGCATCAGCGCCGGCCGCAGCTCGAACAGCTACCGTGGCCTGGTGAAGATCGAGAAGGGTGCCGACGGCGCGCGCAACTACACCCAGTGCGATTCGCTGCTGATCGGCAAGAAGTGCGGCGCGCACACCTTCCCGTACATGGAAGTGAAGAACCCGGGCGCTATCGTCGAGCACGAGGCCACCACCTCGAAGATTTCCGATGACCAGCTGTTCTACTGCCTCTCGCGCGGCATCGGCGAAGAAGACGCCGTGTCGATGATCGTGGACGGCTTCTGCAAGCAGGTGTTCCGCGAGCTGCCCATGGAGTTCGCCGTGGAAGCCAAGAAGCTGCTGGAAGTCTCGCTCGAAGGGGCGGTGGGCTAA
- a CDS encoding P-II family nitrogen regulator, translating to MKWINAIIKPFTLDDVREALAEVGVQGMTVTEVKGFGRQHGHTELYRGAEYVVDFLPKLKIEIAVTDEQLERAIEAISTAARTGKIGDGKIFVIDLEQAIRIRTQEVDGDAL from the coding sequence ATGAAGTGGATCAACGCGATCATTAAGCCGTTCACGCTGGACGATGTCCGCGAAGCCCTGGCCGAGGTAGGCGTCCAGGGGATGACCGTCACCGAGGTGAAAGGCTTCGGCCGCCAGCACGGCCACACCGAGCTGTATCGCGGGGCGGAATACGTGGTGGATTTCCTGCCCAAGCTGAAGATCGAGATCGCGGTCACCGACGAGCAACTGGAGCGGGCGATCGAAGCGATCAGCACCGCGGCACGCACCGGGAAGATCGGCGACGGCAAGATCTTCGTGATCGACCTGGAACAGGCCATCCGTATCCGCACGCAGGAGGTGGACGGCGATGCGCTCTAA
- a CDS encoding RidA family protein → MKTFRHSLALAAIAAFPLVTPAFAADVVRHKIPNSTFPIAAAVEVPAGKTLVFLSGAVPPVADANAPKDTPQAYGDTKTQTVGVLTSIDKQLKGLGLTMGDVVKMQVFLVGDPAKGGKMDFAGFMAGYTQFFGTKEQPNLPSRSAMQVAALASPNFLVEIEVTAVRP, encoded by the coding sequence ATGAAGACGTTTCGCCACAGCCTTGCCCTGGCCGCCATCGCCGCCTTCCCCCTGGTGACGCCGGCGTTCGCCGCCGACGTCGTCCGCCACAAGATCCCGAACAGCACCTTCCCGATCGCCGCGGCCGTCGAAGTGCCGGCCGGAAAGACCCTGGTGTTCCTCAGCGGCGCGGTGCCCCCGGTGGCCGACGCCAATGCGCCGAAGGACACGCCCCAGGCCTACGGCGATACAAAGACCCAGACCGTCGGCGTGCTCACCTCGATCGACAAACAGCTCAAGGGCCTCGGCCTGACGATGGGCGACGTGGTGAAGATGCAGGTCTTCCTCGTCGGCGACCCCGCCAAGGGCGGCAAGATGGACTTCGCGGGCTTCATGGCGGGCTATACGCAGTTCTTCGGCACGAAGGAGCAGCCGAACCTGCCGTCGCGTTCGGCGATGCAGGTGGCGGCGCTGGCGAGCCCCAACTTCCTCGTCGAGATCGAAGTCACCGCTGTCCGCCCCTAA
- a CDS encoding ammonium transporter — protein sequence MRSKPLRAFAALVAASPALAFAQAAPAKLDSGDTAWMLTATMLVLLMTIPGLALFYGGMVRAKNLLSVLMQCFAITALVTILWVVFGYSMAFDTQGMAAGTTGWHSFVGGFGHAMLAGLTPGSLYNTVPEAVFVMFQMTFAIITPALIVGAIAERMKFSALLVFTALWFTVVYLPMAHMVWGGPGSFLGDLGVLDFAGGTVVHINAGIAGLVGCLVIGKRRGYPNTPMPPHNLGYTLVGASMLWLGWFGFNAGSAVAANGSAGMAMLVTQIATAAAAIGWTAVEWLTHRRPSVLGIASGAVAGLVAITPAAGTCGPGGALVIGLAAGIVCFFCATRLKRKLGYDDSLDVFGVHAVAGILGALLTGPFAAPMLGGFGTVTDLGLQLWIQFKGVGFTVVYSAVLSYAIFKGIAVTMGLRVDEEQEQVGLDLALHEERGYNLS from the coding sequence ATGCGCTCTAAGCCGCTCCGTGCCTTCGCGGCCCTCGTGGCCGCCTCGCCTGCCCTCGCCTTCGCGCAAGCCGCACCGGCCAAACTCGACAGTGGCGACACCGCCTGGATGCTCACCGCGACCATGCTGGTGCTGCTGATGACGATTCCCGGCCTGGCACTGTTCTACGGCGGCATGGTCCGGGCGAAGAACCTGCTCTCGGTCCTCATGCAGTGTTTCGCCATCACCGCACTGGTGACCATCCTGTGGGTGGTCTTCGGCTACTCCATGGCCTTCGATACGCAGGGCATGGCTGCCGGTACCACCGGGTGGCATTCGTTCGTCGGTGGCTTCGGCCACGCGATGCTGGCGGGCCTCACCCCGGGCAGCCTCTACAACACCGTCCCCGAAGCCGTGTTCGTGATGTTCCAGATGACCTTCGCGATCATCACGCCTGCGCTCATCGTCGGCGCCATCGCCGAGCGCATGAAGTTTTCAGCGCTGCTGGTCTTCACCGCGCTGTGGTTCACCGTCGTGTACCTGCCGATGGCGCACATGGTGTGGGGCGGCCCTGGTTCGTTCCTCGGCGACCTGGGCGTGCTCGACTTCGCGGGCGGCACCGTCGTCCACATCAACGCGGGCATCGCGGGCCTTGTCGGCTGCCTGGTCATCGGCAAGCGCCGCGGGTATCCCAACACCCCGATGCCCCCGCACAACCTCGGCTACACCCTGGTCGGCGCGAGCATGCTCTGGCTGGGCTGGTTCGGCTTCAATGCCGGCTCGGCGGTCGCCGCCAACGGCAGTGCGGGCATGGCCATGCTGGTGACGCAGATCGCGACCGCCGCGGCCGCCATCGGCTGGACGGCCGTGGAGTGGCTGACCCACCGCCGGCCGAGCGTGCTGGGCATCGCGTCGGGCGCGGTCGCCGGCCTGGTGGCCATCACGCCAGCCGCGGGCACGTGTGGACCGGGCGGCGCGCTGGTGATCGGCCTCGCCGCCGGCATCGTGTGCTTCTTCTGCGCCACGCGCCTGAAGCGCAAGCTCGGCTACGACGACTCACTGGACGTGTTCGGCGTGCACGCCGTGGCCGGCATTCTTGGTGCGCTGCTTACCGGCCCGTTCGCCGCACCGATGCTCGGTGGCTTCGGCACGGTGACGGATCTTGGCCTGCAGTTGTGGATCCAGTTCAAGGGCGTGGGCTTCACCGTCGTATATAGCGCGGTGCTCAGCTACGCCATCTTCAAGGGCATCGCCGTGACCATGGGCCTGCGCGTGGATGAAGAGCAGGAACAGGTGGGCCTGGATCTCGCGCTGCACGAGGAGCGCGGCTACAACCTTTCTTGA
- a CDS encoding c-type cytochrome: MKALLSAMVALSMASAAAAQSSDTAFLQAKDAAHVTGEQIFTHICQGCHMPDAKGAVGAGHYPALASNPKLASSAYPVVMLMHGRGGMPSFAFPLTDQQIADVVNYVRTHFGNHYTDALTAEQVKAFRPPPPKPEDAR, encoded by the coding sequence ATGAAGGCGCTTCTATCTGCCATGGTGGCGTTATCGATGGCCTCAGCGGCCGCCGCGCAGTCCAGTGACACGGCGTTCCTCCAGGCGAAAGACGCTGCGCACGTGACCGGCGAGCAGATCTTCACGCACATCTGCCAGGGCTGCCACATGCCCGATGCGAAAGGCGCCGTAGGGGCGGGCCATTACCCGGCGCTGGCGTCGAACCCCAAGCTGGCGTCCTCGGCCTATCCGGTGGTGATGCTGATGCACGGCCGCGGCGGCATGCCATCGTTCGCCTTCCCGCTGACCGACCAGCAGATCGCCGACGTGGTGAACTATGTGCGCACGCATTTTGGTAACCACTACACCGACGCGCTCACCGCCGAGCAGGTGAAAGCGTTCCGTCCGCCCCCGCCGAAACCCGAGGATGCCCGATGA
- a CDS encoding TonB-dependent receptor: MSKNHSARLFLRPTALALALGLAAAGSVQAQSNASGVVFGRVSAGQGSTVHLQNVDTGLSRDIAVDAEGRYRAASLPVGRYTVSLMRDGATVSTRESVSVQVGTGTDVSFVTDAATAANAATLEGIQVTGNTLPAIDVSSVDSRTVLTAEQLQKLPIARDVTSAALLAPGAVGGDSRYGNVASFGGASAAENQYYINGYSVTNALTGLGLISLPYDAIEQQQIFTGGYGAEYGRSTGGVVNMITKRGGNTWKAGGQVIYTPEALRDSPRDIYLTNGQIFRDRHKNKSWTTEYSAYISGPLIKDKLFLYATGDFIRTEGFTRGNTSNATDANYTNKTNRYLAKIDWNISDNHLLELTGFSDKTTEQNDIYGYDYATGTRGAYRGSLYTKNYGTAGATPGGDVYIGKYTGYLTDDLTVNALYGNSVTRHAQTVDSAGGECPLVSGSFLENGKATFPPNCYLQGQLLAPGAQDKTHGWRLDVEYRLGDHDLRAGLDNQTLASFSGNAYEGPDSGRANGGSYYWVYGDASKDGKVNGFPDVALPPGGRYAQRVYYYAASSVKTIQEAQFIEDHWQVNDRWLAYLGLRNEQFKNINGAGDVYVKQRHQLAPRLGLTWDVFGDSSLKVYGNAGRYHLAIPSNVAVRAASGSYFLRQFGTFDSIDPVTGIPVGFVPNGREYASNGHDGSNPDSRTIAAKGMDAYYQDEYILGFDKQLGSEWVVGAKATHRKLKSSIDDFCDSRAFSNWGERNGVDMSNAVISGCYLFNPGKNNTFQVDMDGKGSFRDVTLTKADFTNNGIGFPDLKRKYYALNLYAEKQFDTKWYAKFDYVFSRSYGNSEGMLKSDIGQRDPSVTQDWDAPEIMVGGNGPLPNDRKHQFKAYGFYQMTPEWLFSANLVVASGRPVNCIGMAPGDPIQYGAAYFYCDGKLSKRGSRGRLPWTEQLNIGAEWRPAFASHKLGFNVDVFNVFSQQRETSVIEVGENAVGVPVATYKRANSYSDPRYFRFSVRYDL, encoded by the coding sequence ATGTCGAAAAATCACTCCGCCCGTCTGTTCCTGCGTCCCACGGCACTCGCGCTCGCCCTGGGCCTTGCTGCCGCCGGCAGTGTCCAGGCGCAATCGAATGCCTCCGGCGTCGTCTTTGGTCGCGTCTCCGCCGGCCAGGGCAGCACCGTCCACCTTCAGAACGTCGATACCGGCCTGAGCCGCGATATCGCCGTTGACGCGGAAGGCCGTTATCGCGCCGCGTCGCTTCCCGTCGGCCGCTACACGGTCTCGCTGATGCGCGACGGCGCCACCGTCAGCACACGCGAGAGCGTGTCCGTGCAGGTCGGTACCGGCACCGACGTCTCCTTCGTGACGGACGCGGCGACGGCGGCCAACGCGGCCACGCTCGAAGGCATCCAGGTCACGGGCAACACCCTGCCCGCCATCGACGTGTCGTCGGTGGACTCGCGCACCGTGCTCACGGCGGAGCAGCTGCAGAAGCTGCCCATCGCGCGAGACGTCACGTCGGCCGCCCTGCTTGCGCCGGGCGCGGTGGGCGGTGATTCGCGCTACGGCAATGTCGCTTCGTTCGGTGGTGCCTCGGCCGCCGAGAACCAGTACTACATCAACGGCTATTCGGTGACGAACGCACTGACTGGCCTCGGCCTGATCAGCCTCCCGTACGACGCCATCGAGCAGCAGCAGATCTTCACTGGCGGCTACGGCGCGGAATACGGCCGATCCACCGGTGGCGTGGTCAACATGATCACCAAGCGCGGCGGCAACACCTGGAAGGCCGGTGGCCAGGTGATTTACACGCCCGAGGCCCTGCGCGATTCGCCCCGCGACATCTACCTGACCAACGGCCAGATCTTCCGCGACCGCCACAAGAACAAGAGCTGGACGACCGAGTACTCGGCCTACATCAGCGGCCCGCTGATCAAGGACAAGCTGTTCCTCTACGCCACGGGTGACTTCATCCGCACCGAGGGCTTCACGCGCGGCAACACGTCGAACGCCACCGACGCCAACTACACGAACAAGACCAACCGCTACCTGGCGAAGATCGACTGGAACATCAGCGATAACCACCTGCTCGAACTCACCGGCTTCAGCGACAAGACCACCGAGCAGAACGACATCTACGGCTACGACTACGCAACGGGCACGCGCGGCGCCTATCGCGGCTCGCTCTACACGAAGAACTACGGCACGGCGGGTGCCACGCCCGGCGGCGACGTGTACATCGGCAAGTACACCGGCTACCTCACCGACGACCTGACGGTGAATGCCCTGTATGGCAACAGCGTGACGCGACACGCGCAAACGGTGGACTCGGCGGGTGGCGAATGCCCGCTCGTCTCCGGCAGCTTCCTTGAGAACGGCAAGGCGACGTTCCCGCCCAACTGCTACCTGCAGGGCCAGCTGCTCGCCCCCGGTGCCCAGGACAAGACCCACGGCTGGCGCCTGGATGTCGAGTACCGCCTCGGCGACCACGACCTGCGTGCCGGCCTGGATAACCAGACCCTGGCATCGTTCTCGGGCAACGCGTACGAAGGCCCGGATTCGGGCCGCGCCAATGGCGGTTCCTACTACTGGGTGTACGGCGACGCGTCGAAGGACGGCAAGGTCAATGGCTTCCCCGACGTGGCCCTCCCGCCCGGTGGCCGCTATGCGCAGCGCGTGTACTACTACGCTGCCTCCAGCGTGAAAACCATCCAGGAAGCCCAGTTCATCGAAGACCACTGGCAGGTCAATGATCGCTGGCTGGCTTACCTCGGCCTGCGCAATGAGCAGTTCAAGAACATCAATGGCGCCGGCGACGTCTACGTGAAGCAGCGCCACCAGCTGGCACCCCGCCTGGGCCTCACGTGGGACGTGTTCGGTGATTCGTCCCTCAAGGTGTACGGCAATGCCGGCCGCTATCACCTGGCCATCCCCTCCAACGTGGCCGTGCGCGCCGCCTCGGGTTCGTACTTCCTGCGCCAGTTCGGCACCTTCGACAGCATCGACCCGGTCACCGGCATCCCGGTGGGCTTCGTGCCGAACGGCCGCGAGTACGCGTCCAACGGGCACGACGGCAGCAACCCGGATTCGCGCACCATCGCCGCCAAGGGCATGGATGCGTACTACCAGGACGAGTACATCCTTGGCTTCGACAAGCAGCTGGGCAGTGAGTGGGTGGTGGGTGCCAAGGCCACGCATCGCAAGCTCAAGAGCTCGATCGACGACTTCTGCGACTCGCGCGCCTTCAGCAACTGGGGTGAACGCAACGGCGTGGACATGAGCAACGCCGTCATCTCGGGCTGCTACCTGTTCAACCCGGGCAAGAACAACACCTTTCAGGTGGACATGGACGGCAAGGGCAGCTTCCGTGACGTGACGCTGACCAAGGCCGACTTCACCAACAACGGCATCGGCTTTCCGGATCTCAAGCGCAAGTACTACGCCCTTAACCTGTATGCCGAAAAGCAGTTCGATACGAAGTGGTACGCCAAGTTCGACTACGTATTCTCGCGTAGCTACGGCAATTCCGAGGGCATGCTGAAGTCGGATATCGGCCAGCGTGACCCGTCGGTCACGCAGGACTGGGATGCGCCCGAAATCATGGTGGGCGGCAATGGCCCCCTACCGAATGACCGCAAGCACCAGTTCAAGGCGTACGGGTTCTACCAGATGACCCCGGAGTGGCTGTTCAGCGCCAACCTGGTCGTCGCCTCGGGGCGGCCGGTGAACTGCATCGGCATGGCCCCTGGCGACCCGATCCAGTACGGCGCGGCGTACTTTTACTGCGACGGGAAGCTCTCCAAGCGCGGTTCGCGTGGACGCCTGCCGTGGACGGAGCAGCTGAATATCGGTGCCGAATGGCGTCCCGCGTTCGCCAGCCACAAGCTGGGCTTCAACGTGGACGTGTTCAACGTCTTCAGCCAGCAGCGCGAAACCAGCGTCATCGAAGTCGGCGAAAACGCCGTCGGCGTTCCGGTAGCTACCTATAAGCGTGCCAATTCGTACAGCGATCCGCGCTACTTCCGTTTCTCGGTTCGCTACGACCTGTAA
- a CDS encoding SUF system Fe-S cluster assembly regulator, with protein sequence MLRVSRLTDYATVVMTVIATHPADVLSTAQIADEARLELPTVSKLLKLLGHAGLVESFRGVNGGYRLARPAEAISLADIVEALEGPIGLTECSIAQGHCERQSQCGVSGSWRSVSGAIDGVLRGMTLAQMLAARPSAPASGAANPAQANA encoded by the coding sequence ATGCTTCGCGTCAGCCGACTCACCGACTACGCCACCGTGGTGATGACCGTCATCGCCACGCACCCCGCCGACGTTCTGAGCACCGCCCAGATCGCCGATGAGGCGCGCCTGGAACTTCCCACGGTGAGCAAGCTGTTGAAGCTGCTGGGCCACGCTGGCCTGGTGGAGTCGTTTCGTGGCGTCAATGGCGGTTATCGCCTGGCCCGTCCCGCCGAGGCCATCAGCCTCGCGGACATCGTCGAAGCGCTGGAGGGCCCCATCGGCCTGACCGAATGCAGCATTGCCCAGGGCCATTGCGAGCGGCAGTCCCAGTGCGGCGTCAGCGGCAGCTGGCGGTCCGTTTCCGGGGCCATCGATGGCGTGCTGCGCGGGATGACCCTGGCACAGATGCTCGCCGCGCGCCCCTCGGCGCCGGCTTCAGGCGCGGCTAACCCCGCGCAGGCAAACGCATGA
- a CDS encoding cupin domain-containing protein, whose translation MNLRLSALLALALPLACAAMPPSAPHAPGETVSVNFSRDLPNVPGKKLTAVEVVYPPGAASAAHRHAGSAFIYAYVVSGSIVSEVDGGGERTYKAGESFYENPGSHHQVSRNGSATEPAKLLAVFIVDAADAHLTSPDK comes from the coding sequence ATGAACCTTCGCCTCAGTGCCCTGCTCGCCCTCGCCCTGCCCCTGGCCTGCGCGGCCATGCCGCCTTCCGCACCCCACGCTCCCGGTGAAACCGTGAGCGTGAACTTCTCCCGCGACCTGCCGAACGTACCCGGCAAGAAGCTCACGGCAGTCGAAGTGGTGTATCCGCCGGGCGCGGCCTCGGCAGCCCATCGCCATGCCGGATCCGCCTTCATCTATGCCTACGTCGTGTCGGGCAGCATCGTCAGCGAGGTCGACGGCGGCGGCGAGCGCACCTACAAGGCCGGTGAGAGCTTCTATGAGAACCCGGGCTCGCACCACCAGGTCAGCCGCAATGGCAGCGCGACCGAGCCGGCGAAGCTGCTGGCCGTCTTCATCGTGGACGCCGCCGATGCGCACCTGACCTCGCCGGACAAGTGA
- the sufC gene encoding Fe-S cluster assembly ATPase SufC, with the protein MLKVENLHARVEGKEILKVLSLTVNPGEVHAIMGPNGAGKSTLGNVLSGRDGYEVTEGSVTFDGRDLFSLEPEERAAVGLFLAFQYPVEIPGVNNTYFLRAALNAQRKFRGEEELDSMRFLKLVREKLKIMQISDELLHRAVNEGFSGGEKKRNEIFQMAVLEPKLAILDETDSGLDIDALKQVAEGVNALRSPDRSFIVVTHYQRLLDYIEPDFVHVLAGGRIVESGDKSLALKLEAEGYAWLADKHPHLRKADLAGVPA; encoded by the coding sequence ATGCTCAAAGTCGAAAACCTCCACGCCCGCGTCGAAGGCAAGGAGATCCTGAAAGTCCTCTCGCTGACGGTTAATCCGGGCGAAGTGCACGCCATCATGGGTCCCAACGGTGCCGGCAAATCCACGCTCGGCAACGTCCTCTCCGGGCGTGACGGCTACGAAGTCACCGAAGGCAGCGTCACCTTCGACGGCCGCGACCTGTTCTCGCTGGAGCCGGAAGAGCGCGCCGCGGTGGGCCTGTTCCTCGCCTTCCAGTACCCGGTGGAAATCCCCGGCGTGAACAACACCTACTTCCTGCGTGCCGCGCTCAACGCGCAGCGGAAGTTCCGTGGCGAGGAAGAGCTCGATTCCATGCGCTTCCTCAAGCTGGTGCGCGAAAAGCTGAAGATCATGCAGATCTCCGACGAGCTGCTGCATCGCGCCGTCAACGAAGGCTTCTCGGGCGGCGAGAAGAAGCGCAACGAAATTTTCCAGATGGCCGTGCTCGAGCCGAAACTCGCCATCCTCGACGAAACCGATTCGGGCCTCGACATCGATGCGCTGAAGCAGGTGGCCGAAGGCGTGAATGCCCTGCGTTCGCCGGATCGTTCCTTCATCGTCGTTACCCATTACCAGCGCCTGCTCGACTACATCGAGCCGGACTTCGTGCACGTGCTGGCCGGTGGCCGCATCGTGGAGAGCGGCGACAAGTCGCTGGCGCTCAAGCTCGAAGCCGAAGGCTATGCCTGGCTGGCCGACAAGCACCCGCACCTGCGCAAGGCCGACCTGGCCGGAGTGCCGGCATGA
- a CDS encoding flavin monoamine oxidase family protein: MGSESVPASISRRDLLRMIGVAGGSALMYQAMSNLGFAAESTYRRPPPLQGTGKGTVLILGAGLAGLVAAYELGKAGYKVQVLEYNARAGGRNWTLRGGDTYTELGGHTQHCEFDKGLYFNPGPWRIPYHHTGVIDYCHQFGVQLEPFVQVNHNAYMHSPDAFGGKPQRLRAVQADWHGGIAELLAKATGKGGLDDTVSKEDREILLESLRQFGGLNKDFRYTTGRESSEHRGYAKEPGGGPDGKPGLSQPVGISEILKSGLWKQLGVSELYEYQTTLMQPIGGMDAIGKAFVRELGPQVIRYNSKVTAIAQDDRGVTVTYEDTGKPGVAQQAKADWCVCTIPLSILSQIPIQVSAEKSAAISAVPYLSSAKVGLQFKRRFWEEDDRIYGGISTTDTPIGMIGYPSHGIGSKKGVLLGAYAFFMEAYEFTSLDPATRIAKAVEFGSLIHPQYKTEYENGMTVAWHRVPSTMGCFGWWTDEAREQHYANLCSMDGRIVLAGEHASYLPAWQEGAITSSLAAIDQLHRRAVAGGAA, encoded by the coding sequence ATGGGGAGCGAGTCCGTACCGGCGTCGATCAGTCGACGGGATCTTCTACGCATGATCGGCGTGGCCGGTGGCAGCGCACTGATGTACCAGGCGATGTCCAACCTCGGCTTTGCCGCGGAGTCCACGTACCGACGACCGCCACCTCTGCAAGGCACGGGCAAGGGCACCGTCCTGATCCTCGGCGCGGGGCTGGCCGGCCTCGTTGCGGCATACGAGCTGGGCAAGGCGGGCTACAAGGTGCAGGTGCTCGAGTACAACGCCCGCGCCGGCGGCCGTAACTGGACCCTGCGCGGCGGCGATACCTACACCGAGCTTGGCGGGCATACCCAGCACTGCGAGTTCGACAAGGGCCTGTATTTCAATCCCGGCCCCTGGCGCATTCCCTACCACCACACCGGCGTGATCGATTACTGTCACCAGTTCGGCGTGCAGCTCGAGCCGTTCGTACAGGTAAACCACAACGCTTACATGCACAGCCCCGATGCGTTCGGTGGCAAGCCGCAGCGACTGCGCGCGGTGCAGGCTGACTGGCATGGTGGCATCGCCGAACTGCTGGCAAAGGCCACCGGCAAGGGCGGCCTCGACGACACGGTGAGCAAGGAAGATCGCGAGATCCTGCTGGAATCGCTGCGCCAGTTCGGTGGCCTCAATAAGGATTTTCGCTACACGACCGGGCGCGAGAGCAGTGAACACCGCGGTTACGCGAAAGAGCCCGGCGGTGGTCCGGACGGCAAGCCGGGGCTTTCCCAGCCCGTCGGCATCTCGGAAATCCTGAAGTCCGGCCTGTGGAAGCAGCTTGGCGTCAGCGAACTCTACGAATACCAGACGACGCTGATGCAGCCCATCGGCGGCATGGACGCGATCGGCAAGGCCTTCGTCCGCGAGCTTGGCCCGCAGGTGATCCGCTACAACAGCAAGGTCACCGCCATCGCGCAGGATGATCGCGGAGTCACCGTGACCTACGAGGACACCGGCAAGCCAGGCGTTGCACAGCAGGCCAAGGCTGACTGGTGTGTCTGTACGATTCCGCTGTCGATCCTTAGCCAGATTCCGATCCAGGTCTCTGCTGAGAAGAGCGCCGCGATCTCGGCCGTGCCTTACCTGTCGTCGGCGAAGGTGGGCCTGCAGTTCAAGCGACGCTTCTGGGAAGAGGATGACCGCATCTACGGGGGCATCAGCACCACGGACACGCCTATCGGCATGATCGGCTACCCAAGCCACGGCATCGGTTCAAAGAAGGGCGTGTTGCTGGGTGCCTACGCCTTCTTCATGGAGGCCTACGAGTTCACCTCGCTCGATCCGGCCACGCGCATCGCGAAGGCGGTGGAATTCGGCAGCCTCATCCATCCGCAGTACAAAACCGAGTACGAGAACGGCATGACGGTGGCGTGGCATCGCGTGCCTTCCACCATGGGCTGCTTTGGCTGGTGGACGGACGAGGCGCGCGAGCAGCACTACGCCAACCTGTGTTCCATGGACGGGCGCATCGTGCTCGCCGGCGAGCACGCGTCGTACCTTCCGGCCTGGCAGGAGGGTGCGATCACGTCCTCGCTCGCCGCCATTGACCAGCTGCATCGCAGGGCGGTGGCAGGGGGTGCGGCATGA